In Candidatus Methylacidiphilales bacterium, the following are encoded in one genomic region:
- a CDS encoding NAD(P)-dependent oxidoreductase, producing MLAEKEGPYTDQQARVEASRCLYCFDAPCVQSCPTGIDVPAFIRRIAEGNPRGAARVILEANILGASCSRVCPTTVLCEGACVVAQKEGDPVKIGRLQRYATDFVAGEAHTLLSVKSAKTGCSVGVIGAGPAGLACAAELARLGHEVVIYEKKAFGGGLNTYGVAYYKMPPQVSLEEVALVEKLGVTIQYHTEIGRDLTGEELLQKHHLLFLGVGLGRASSLGIPNENSKGILDALDFIENIRVTTQNTISVGANVVIIGCGNTAMDAAIQARLLGAKTVTVLYRRSESEMPAYRFEYERAKKEGINFLFNTLPVQIFLSSDRHIERLRLAGTRYNSNGELEIIRGTEWEIPCDMLIKATGQQKLTSWILQNFPTVQLSSKGLILHDPQTGQTSDPRIFTGGDCANGGREVVHAVAEGKRAAKAMHQIFSAKTATHPSPHHYSSHSPNLHNPNSLLAGHTAEPAYFRSSLAYS from the coding sequence ATGCTTGCGGAAAAAGAAGGGCCTTATACTGATCAGCAAGCTCGAGTAGAGGCATCAAGGTGTCTGTATTGCTTTGATGCACCTTGTGTTCAGAGCTGTCCAACGGGCATCGATGTGCCTGCTTTCATACGTCGTATCGCCGAAGGTAACCCTAGAGGCGCAGCAAGAGTCATTCTCGAAGCTAACATTCTTGGTGCAAGCTGTTCGAGGGTTTGCCCGACAACCGTGTTGTGTGAGGGCGCTTGTGTCGTAGCGCAAAAAGAAGGTGATCCCGTGAAAATAGGCCGTCTCCAACGTTACGCTACCGATTTTGTTGCTGGTGAGGCACACACTCTTCTGTCTGTGAAGTCTGCTAAAACAGGCTGCAGTGTCGGTGTGATCGGTGCTGGACCAGCCGGTCTAGCTTGTGCAGCAGAGTTAGCTCGTCTGGGGCATGAGGTTGTTATTTATGAGAAAAAAGCTTTTGGGGGCGGGCTGAACACCTATGGCGTAGCATACTACAAAATGCCTCCGCAAGTTAGCCTCGAAGAGGTTGCGCTTGTTGAGAAATTGGGTGTTACTATCCAGTATCATACAGAGATTGGAAGAGACCTGACTGGCGAAGAATTACTTCAAAAACATCACCTCCTGTTCTTAGGAGTAGGGCTAGGACGAGCAAGTTCTTTAGGGATCCCCAATGAAAATTCAAAAGGCATTCTTGATGCACTTGATTTCATTGAAAACATTCGTGTAACTACCCAGAACACAATTTCTGTAGGGGCAAACGTCGTAATCATCGGATGCGGCAACACCGCCATGGACGCGGCCATACAAGCCCGGCTTCTTGGAGCAAAGACCGTCACAGTCCTCTATCGCCGCAGCGAAAGTGAGATGCCAGCATACCGATTTGAATACGAGCGGGCTAAAAAAGAAGGTATTAATTTTCTTTTCAATACGTTGCCCGTCCAAATTTTTCTGTCATCCGACCGACACATAGAAAGGCTTCGGCTTGCTGGCACTCGTTACAATTCAAATGGGGAACTTGAAATCATACGTGGCACAGAGTGGGAGATTCCTTGCGATATGCTGATCAAAGCCACCGGGCAGCAAAAGCTCACTTCGTGGATTCTGCAAAATTTCCCTACCGTTCAACTCAGTTCCAAAGGACTGATTCTCCACGATCCTCAAACGGGGCAAACCTCTGATCCACGGATATTCACCGGCGGCGACTGTGCAAACGGCGGCCGAGAGGTGGTTCACGCAGTAGCTGAAGGGAAGAGAGCTGCAAAGGCTATGCATCAAATTTTTTCGGCGAAAACAGCAACACATCCTTCTCCGCATCACTATTCAAGCCACAGCCCAAATCTTCATAATCCAAATTCTCTCTTGGCTGGCCACACAGCTGAGCCTGCCTACTTCCGATCGAGTCTCGCATATTCATAA